GCGGACCGCGCGCGTGCTCTCGCTGGTCGGATAGGCTGTCCGGCAGAATCCCTGACCAGAAAGAAGCTGCCACCATGGCCGAGCAGACAGTTGAGCGCCGCCCCGGGAACGGGGCCACCGGCTCCTCGTCCGAGGAGACGGTCACCCTGCCCCTCAGCACTCCGCCGACCAACCACGGGCACACCAACGCCTCGTGGACGCTCGTGGTGTTCGTGCTCGTCGGCTTCACGATGTCGGGCCTCGCGCTCGTGTTCTCCACGCCGTGGGTCTTCTGGGCCGGCATGGGCGTCATCGTGCTCGGGGTCATCGTCGGCAAGGTCCTGCAGATCCTCGGCCACGGGCAGGGCGGCGCGGCAACGCTCGCGAAGCAGGCGGGTCAGAGCGCACACTGACAGTGCGAGTGGGTTGAGGCGCTCGTCCCGGCCGCCTTCGCCGTGAGTGGCTGGCTCGCATCCGGACGTCGCGTCGTGCGGCGGCGGATGTCCCACCGGCACTAGGCTGCGC
The sequence above is a segment of the Cellulomonas chengniuliangii genome. Coding sequences within it:
- a CDS encoding HGxxPAAW family protein; the protein is MAEQTVERRPGNGATGSSSEETVTLPLSTPPTNHGHTNASWTLVVFVLVGFTMSGLALVFSTPWVFWAGMGVIVLGVIVGKVLQILGHGQGGAATLAKQAGQSAH